The following proteins are co-located in the Paludibaculum fermentans genome:
- a CDS encoding acetyl ornithine aminotransferase family protein: MLRTPLPGPKARAVVERDQKVLSPSYTRSYPLVIARGEGAIVEDVDGNRFLDMNAGIAVVATGHSHPKVVAAVRAQAEKFLHMSGTDFYYENMVELAEKLAALAPGPDPKRVYFGNSGAEAIEAALKMARYHTGRDKFVAFLGGFHGRTIGALSLTGSKSVQKKGFAPLLGGVTHIPYAYCYRCAYGKQPDTCAVECVQVLEKQLFPTILPAEEVAAVFVEPVQGEGGYVVPPRKFFDELRAVCDRHGILLVADEVQCGMGRTGKLFASEHFGLEPDIVALAKGIASGLPLSATVAKAQYMQWKPGAHASTFGGNPVSVAASLATIELLEQELIENSAGIGAHMRQRMDTWVSRYPVIGDVRGLGLMLAFEVVKDQGNKERAPELRNRIEQLAFERGVLVLGAGQNSIRLSPPLVLTKEQADYALDVLEECIQAVCG, translated from the coding sequence ATGCTTCGCACGCCCCTGCCTGGCCCGAAGGCCCGGGCGGTGGTTGAGCGTGACCAGAAAGTGCTTTCTCCTTCCTATACGCGCAGCTATCCGCTGGTGATTGCGCGAGGAGAGGGGGCGATTGTCGAGGATGTCGACGGCAACCGGTTCCTGGATATGAACGCCGGCATTGCCGTCGTGGCGACCGGGCATTCGCACCCGAAGGTAGTCGCCGCGGTGCGCGCGCAGGCTGAGAAGTTCCTGCACATGTCGGGCACGGACTTCTACTACGAAAACATGGTGGAGCTGGCGGAAAAGCTGGCGGCGCTGGCTCCGGGGCCGGATCCGAAGAGGGTGTACTTCGGCAATTCGGGCGCGGAGGCGATTGAAGCCGCTCTCAAGATGGCGCGCTACCACACGGGCCGCGACAAGTTCGTGGCGTTCCTGGGGGGCTTCCATGGGCGGACGATTGGCGCACTTTCGTTGACGGGGTCAAAGAGCGTCCAGAAGAAGGGGTTTGCTCCGCTGTTGGGCGGAGTGACGCACATCCCTTACGCCTATTGCTACCGCTGCGCCTACGGTAAGCAGCCCGACACCTGCGCGGTGGAGTGCGTGCAAGTGCTGGAGAAGCAACTGTTCCCGACGATCCTGCCGGCGGAGGAAGTAGCGGCGGTGTTCGTCGAGCCGGTGCAGGGCGAGGGCGGCTATGTGGTGCCGCCCAGGAAGTTCTTCGACGAACTGCGCGCGGTATGCGACCGGCACGGCATCCTGCTGGTGGCTGACGAGGTGCAGTGCGGCATGGGACGCACCGGGAAGCTGTTTGCCAGCGAACACTTCGGGCTGGAGCCGGACATCGTGGCGCTGGCCAAGGGGATCGCCAGCGGGCTGCCGCTGAGCGCGACGGTAGCCAAGGCGCAATACATGCAGTGGAAGCCGGGCGCGCATGCGTCGACGTTTGGCGGCAATCCGGTGAGCGTGGCGGCGTCGCTGGCCACGATTGAGCTGCTGGAGCAGGAGCTGATCGAAAACTCGGCTGGAATCGGGGCACATATGCGGCAGCGGATGGATACGTGGGTGAGCCGGTATCCGGTGATCGGGGATGTGCGCGGCCTGGGGCTGATGTTGGCGTTTGAGGTGGTGAAGGACCAGGGCAACAAGGAGCGGGCGCCTGAGCTGCGGAACCGGATCGAGCAACTGGCGTTCGAGCGGGGCGTCCTGGTGCTGGGGGCGGGGCAGAATTCGATCCGCCTGTCGCCTCCCCTGGTGCTGACCAAGGAGCAGGCCGACTACGCCCTGGACGTGCTGGAAGAGTGCATCCAGGCGGTTTGCGGCTAG
- a CDS encoding YraN family protein, translating into MLLSPFYRLCDGLRHRWRLRHWKPELAWGRRAEDLAHRYLQAKGFQVVERNWVDPARRGEVDILAWDGDRLVFVEVKSRRNADFGDPERAIGEEKIKRLRRAAWFLLRRWRIPEEKARFDLVTVLFEPFEIRHIPDSWSLHRSNSVF; encoded by the coding sequence TTGCTGTTGAGTCCGTTCTACCGGCTGTGCGACGGGTTGCGCCACCGGTGGCGCCTGCGCCATTGGAAGCCGGAACTGGCGTGGGGGCGGCGGGCCGAGGACTTGGCCCACAGGTATTTGCAGGCAAAGGGTTTCCAGGTGGTGGAGCGCAACTGGGTGGACCCGGCGCGGCGCGGGGAAGTGGACATCCTGGCCTGGGATGGAGACCGCCTCGTGTTCGTCGAAGTGAAGTCCAGGCGGAATGCCGATTTTGGCGATCCGGAGCGGGCGATTGGCGAAGAAAAGATAAAGAGGCTGCGCCGCGCGGCATGGTTTCTGCTGCGGCGCTGGCGGATCCCGGAGGAGAAGGCCCGATTCGACCTGGTAACGGTGCTTTTCGAGCCATTCGAGATCCGGCACATTCCCGACTCGTGGTCCCTCCACCGCTCAAATTCGGTATTCTGA
- a CDS encoding class I SAM-dependent methyltransferase: MTRPLILDVGCGINKLPGSLGIDRNARSRADVLCDLDHFPYPFKDSSFDGLQAIHVIEHVSDVLKTMEEFHRLVRAGGRVFLATPHYTDFSSFCDPTHKWHLNSFSFRYFGDDNAGYGYYSTARFREKKVRVKLLALWRYLGFELLVNAFPRFRRFWEHYLCFVVRGKVMEFEFEVLK; encoded by the coding sequence GTGACTCGACCGCTGATTCTGGACGTCGGCTGCGGCATCAACAAGTTGCCTGGCTCGCTTGGGATAGACCGCAATGCGCGCAGCCGCGCCGACGTTCTGTGCGACCTGGATCACTTTCCGTACCCGTTCAAAGACAGCTCATTCGACGGGCTGCAAGCCATTCATGTCATTGAACATGTCAGCGATGTGCTGAAGACGATGGAGGAGTTTCACCGGCTGGTGCGCGCCGGCGGGCGGGTGTTCCTGGCGACCCCGCACTATACGGATTTCTCCTCGTTCTGCGATCCGACCCACAAGTGGCACCTGAACTCCTTCTCATTCCGGTACTTCGGGGATGACAACGCCGGCTATGGCTACTATTCCACCGCGCGATTTCGTGAGAAGAAAGTGCGCGTGAAGCTACTTGCTCTGTGGAGGTATCTCGGCTTCGAGTTGCTGGTGAACGCCTTCCCGCGGTTCCGGCGCTTCTGGGAGCACTATCTGTGCTTCGTGGTGCGGGGCAAGGTGATGGAGTTCGAGTTTGAAGTCCTGAAATAG
- the galT gene encoding galactose-1-phosphate uridylyltransferase → MPDLRKDPITGRWVIIATDRARRPTDFTRERVVPQGGRHCPFCPGHEKNTPPEIMAYRGSGGPNEPGWSLRVVPNKFPALRVEGDLDKQGQGLYDRMNGVGAHEVIIESPDHMTSLAEMPEKQVADLFFAFRDRIVDLQKDPRLRYVMAFKNHGAAAGASLEHPHSQLIALPVVPNRVQEELDGSLRYFQFRERCIFCDIMQQELQTQERIVFETDHFLVLAPYAARFPFELWIVPRKHNSRYATTEAPVIHNLGWVMRTVLRKLDKALEQPPYNAIIHTAPLQVGPLEHYHWHVEIIPKLTKLAGFEWGTGFYINPTPPEEAARFLRDIGLP, encoded by the coding sequence TTGCCTGACCTCCGCAAAGACCCGATCACCGGCCGCTGGGTGATCATCGCCACCGACCGCGCCCGCCGTCCCACGGATTTCACCAGGGAGCGGGTGGTCCCACAAGGTGGCCGCCACTGCCCCTTCTGCCCCGGGCATGAGAAGAACACTCCGCCCGAAATCATGGCGTACCGCGGATCCGGCGGGCCGAACGAGCCGGGCTGGTCGTTGCGCGTGGTGCCGAACAAGTTTCCGGCCCTACGGGTGGAAGGTGACCTGGACAAGCAGGGGCAGGGGCTGTACGACCGGATGAATGGGGTGGGCGCGCATGAGGTGATCATCGAGTCGCCGGATCACATGACGTCGCTGGCGGAGATGCCGGAGAAGCAGGTCGCGGACCTGTTCTTTGCTTTCCGGGACCGGATCGTGGATTTGCAGAAGGACCCGCGGCTGCGTTATGTGATGGCATTCAAGAATCACGGAGCGGCGGCCGGGGCTTCGCTGGAGCATCCGCATTCCCAGTTGATTGCGCTGCCGGTAGTGCCGAACCGGGTGCAGGAGGAATTGGACGGGTCGCTGCGGTACTTCCAGTTCCGCGAGCGGTGCATCTTCTGCGACATCATGCAGCAGGAGTTGCAGACGCAGGAGCGGATCGTCTTCGAGACGGATCATTTCCTGGTGCTGGCTCCGTATGCGGCGCGGTTTCCGTTCGAGCTGTGGATTGTGCCCAGGAAGCACAATTCGCGGTATGCGACGACCGAGGCTCCGGTGATCCACAACCTGGGCTGGGTGATGCGGACGGTGTTGCGGAAGCTGGACAAGGCGCTGGAGCAGCCGCCGTACAACGCGATTATCCACACGGCTCCGCTGCAGGTGGGTCCGCTGGAGCATTACCACTGGCATGTGGAGATCATCCCGAAACTGACGAAGCTGGCTGGTTTCGAGTGGGGGACGGGGTTTTACATCAATCCGACTCCGCCGGAGGAAGCGGCGCGGTTTCTGCGGGATATTGGGCTGCCGTAG
- a CDS encoding rhodanese-like domain-containing protein — MAELSYELTPAEAKSKLDAGEAVLIDVREPNEHLLCAIDDAELIPMNTVPQQLQHLEELADEKVVIVFCHHGVRSLNVVNWLRRQGVENCTSMTGGIDAWSAQIDPGVARY; from the coding sequence ATGGCCGAACTGTCCTACGAGTTGACGCCCGCTGAAGCAAAATCGAAGCTGGACGCCGGGGAGGCTGTTCTCATCGATGTGCGCGAACCAAACGAGCACCTGCTCTGCGCTATCGATGACGCGGAACTGATCCCCATGAACACGGTGCCCCAGCAGCTGCAGCACCTGGAGGAACTCGCCGACGAAAAGGTAGTCATCGTGTTCTGCCACCATGGCGTTCGCAGTCTGAACGTCGTCAACTGGCTCCGCCGTCAGGGTGTGGAGAATTGCACGTCGATGACGGGCGGCATTGACGCCTGGAGCGCGCAGATCGACCCGGGCGTGGCCCGCTACTAG